Proteins found in one Micromonospora sp. WMMD1082 genomic segment:
- a CDS encoding thioesterase family protein yields MSHAVAEQPAPEQPAAVQPAVEYGHVEHTIVHFDDLDALGILHNARYALLLERALTAYWSARGVAYQAGRATAPDVFHAVREFTITYRAPITATGPVAVHFWLEHFGTSSAEYAFRFHSLDGTTAYAEGRRAIVRLDPATRRPTPWTDTARAIATTLLRPAT; encoded by the coding sequence ATGAGTCACGCCGTCGCCGAACAGCCCGCCCCCGAACAGCCCGCCGCCGTACAGCCTGCCGTCGAGTACGGCCACGTCGAGCACACCATCGTGCACTTCGATGACCTCGACGCCCTCGGCATCCTGCACAACGCCCGGTACGCACTGCTGCTGGAACGGGCGCTCACCGCGTACTGGTCCGCCCGTGGCGTCGCCTACCAGGCCGGACGGGCCACCGCGCCCGACGTGTTCCACGCCGTCCGCGAGTTCACCATCACCTACCGCGCACCGATCACCGCCACCGGCCCGGTTGCCGTGCACTTCTGGCTGGAGCACTTCGGCACCAGCAGCGCCGAGTACGCCTTCCGGTTCCACTCGCTCGACGGCACCACCGCGTACGCGGAAGGCCGCCGGGCGATCGTCCGGCTCGATCCGGCGACCCGGCGACCGACCCCGTGGACGGACACCGCGCGGGCGATCGCCACCACCCTGCTCCGCCCCGCCACCTGA
- a CDS encoding TetR/AcrR family transcriptional regulator, with protein sequence MTVDGRLARGERTRTAVLDAAVRLASTSGLDGLSLGHLAESLGVSKSGLFAHWRSKEALQLATIDRAVGQWQALIIAPALRTPRGVRRIRALHEARLAFYAARVLPGGCFFATTEFEFSARPGAVRDRLTQVFADWTAFLERLVREAVELGELPPDVDVALLAYEIDAFGIAAAMRSQLLAPETTYRHARLGVLSRLRALCPDPALLPEGPS encoded by the coding sequence ATGACCGTCGACGGCCGGCTCGCCCGGGGTGAGCGCACCCGCACCGCCGTGCTGGACGCCGCCGTCAGGCTCGCCTCCACCAGCGGCCTCGACGGGCTCTCCCTCGGGCATCTCGCCGAGTCGCTCGGCGTGAGCAAGTCCGGCCTCTTCGCGCACTGGCGCTCCAAGGAGGCGCTGCAACTCGCCACCATCGACCGGGCGGTCGGGCAGTGGCAGGCGCTGATCATCGCCCCGGCGCTGCGCACCCCCCGGGGCGTACGCCGGATCCGGGCGCTGCACGAGGCGCGGCTCGCCTTCTACGCCGCGCGGGTGTTGCCCGGCGGCTGCTTCTTCGCCACCACCGAGTTCGAGTTCAGTGCCCGACCCGGCGCGGTCCGGGACCGCCTCACCCAGGTCTTCGCCGACTGGACCGCGTTCCTGGAGCGGCTCGTCCGGGAGGCGGTCGAACTCGGCGAACTGCCCCCCGATGTGGATGTCGCGCTGCTGGCCTACGAGATCGACGCGTTCGGGATCGCCGCCGCCATGCGTTCCCAGCTGCTGGCCCCGGAGACCACCTACCGGCACGCCCGCCTCGGCGTGCTGAGTCGCCTGCGGGCGCTCTGCCCCGATCCTGCCCTGCTACCGGAAGGCCCGTCATGA
- a CDS encoding helix-turn-helix transcriptional regulator, with amino-acid sequence MPSPSSSAQQALEALGVRLREIRTDAGLTGRDLGRLAGWHSSKVSRIEHAKQTPSPDDIDAWCRHCRAVDQAADLTASLRIAEGMFVEWRRMERTGLRLAQQAVVPLWERTRGFRIYSPRLIPGPVQTREYITALLSGLIVRRRIPDDLEAAVQVRVDKQHVVYEGDHRFAIVLEESVLRYPIGGDDTMAGQLGHLLTVGALPSVSLGVIPLGADRSTLWPVEGFWMFDDEQVSVELVSGHLTITQPREIAMYADVFTQLADLAVYGSAARHLITAAINALDT; translated from the coding sequence GTGCCGTCGCCCTCGTCCAGTGCACAGCAGGCACTCGAAGCGCTCGGCGTCCGCCTGCGTGAAATCCGCACCGACGCTGGCTTGACCGGACGTGACCTCGGCCGGCTAGCCGGCTGGCATTCGTCCAAGGTGAGCAGGATCGAGCATGCCAAGCAGACGCCTTCCCCCGACGACATCGACGCCTGGTGCCGGCACTGCCGAGCCGTGGACCAGGCTGCGGACCTGACCGCCTCGCTGAGGATCGCCGAAGGCATGTTCGTGGAGTGGCGTCGGATGGAACGCACCGGCCTCCGGTTGGCGCAGCAAGCCGTGGTGCCGCTCTGGGAACGGACCCGTGGATTCCGCATCTACTCTCCCCGGCTGATACCCGGGCCAGTGCAGACACGCGAATACATCACCGCGCTGCTCTCCGGCCTCATCGTGCGGCGGCGCATCCCCGACGACCTGGAGGCCGCCGTACAGGTCCGTGTCGACAAGCAGCACGTCGTGTACGAGGGCGATCATCGCTTCGCCATCGTCCTGGAGGAGAGCGTGCTTCGGTATCCCATCGGCGGGGACGACACCATGGCCGGCCAACTCGGCCACCTGCTGACGGTCGGTGCCCTCCCATCGGTGTCCCTGGGCGTGATCCCGCTCGGGGCGGACCGGTCCACGCTGTGGCCGGTCGAAGGGTTCTGGATGTTCGACGACGAGCAGGTCTCCGTGGAGCTGGTTTCCGGCCATCTCACGATCACCCAGCCACGCGAGATCGCGATGTACGCCGACGTCTTCACCCAACTCGCCGACCTGGCGGTCTACGGCTCTGCGGCACGGCACCTCATCACCGCAGCAATCAACGCCCTCGACACCTGA
- the deoD gene encoding purine-nucleoside phosphorylase encodes MSTHIGAKPGEIAERVLMPGDPLRAKWIAETYLEGADCYSTVRGMLGFTGRWNGVEVSVQGSGMGMPSASIYAHELINDYGVRSLIRVGSCGALSEDLQLRDVIAAIGSSTDSNMNRMRFDGLIDYAPVADFGLLRTSVEVAERRGVTMRVGPILAADAFYTDRPDLYDSLAEYGVLAVEMESAALYTIAARFKARALTLLTVSDHIKTGEKTTSQEREQTFSEMVEVALDTIIA; translated from the coding sequence ATGAGTACGCACATCGGCGCGAAGCCGGGCGAGATCGCCGAGCGGGTCCTGATGCCGGGTGACCCCCTGCGGGCCAAGTGGATCGCGGAGACCTACCTCGAGGGCGCGGACTGCTACTCGACGGTCCGGGGGATGCTGGGCTTCACCGGCCGCTGGAACGGCGTCGAGGTCTCGGTGCAGGGTTCCGGGATGGGCATGCCGTCGGCCTCGATCTACGCCCACGAGTTGATCAACGATTACGGCGTACGGTCGCTGATCCGGGTCGGCTCGTGCGGCGCCCTCAGCGAGGATCTTCAGCTGCGCGACGTGATCGCCGCGATCGGTTCGTCCACCGACTCGAACATGAACCGGATGCGTTTCGACGGGCTGATCGACTACGCCCCGGTCGCCGACTTCGGCCTGCTGCGTACCTCGGTCGAGGTGGCCGAGCGGCGCGGCGTCACGATGCGGGTCGGGCCGATCCTGGCCGCGGACGCCTTCTACACCGACCGGCCGGACCTCTACGACAGCCTCGCCGAGTACGGCGTGCTGGCGGTGGAGATGGAGTCCGCCGCGCTCTACACGATCGCCGCCCGGTTCAAGGCCCGCGCCCTGACGCTGCTAACGGTCAGCGACCACATCAAGACCGGCGAGAAGACCACTTCGCAGGAGCGCGAGCAGACGTTCAGCGAGATGGTCGAGGTCGCCCTGGACACGATCATCGCCTGA
- the tadA gene encoding tRNA adenosine(34) deaminase TadA, with amino-acid sequence MADPTGTGRRQRHELWMRRALEIAVTGPGEADDVPVGAVLYGPDGTELATGRNERELTGDPTAHAEVLALRGAAQRLGRWRLDGCTLVVTLEPCTMCAGALVLARISTVVFGAWEPKTGAAGSLWDVLRDRRLNHRPEVYGGVLETETAAVLRAFFR; translated from the coding sequence CTGGCCGATCCGACCGGCACCGGCCGGCGGCAGCGGCACGAACTCTGGATGCGCCGCGCGCTGGAGATCGCGGTCACCGGCCCCGGCGAGGCGGACGACGTGCCGGTGGGTGCGGTGCTCTACGGGCCGGACGGCACCGAGCTGGCGACCGGTCGCAACGAGCGGGAACTGACCGGCGACCCGACCGCCCACGCCGAGGTGCTCGCGCTGCGCGGGGCGGCGCAACGGCTGGGCCGCTGGCGGCTGGACGGCTGCACCCTGGTGGTGACCCTCGAACCGTGCACCATGTGTGCCGGCGCGCTGGTGCTGGCCCGGATCTCGACCGTGGTCTTCGGTGCCTGGGAACCGAAGACCGGCGCGGCCGGTTCCCTCTGGGACGTGCTGCGCGACCGCCGGCTCAACCACCGCCCCGAGGTGTACGGCGGTGTGCTGGAAACCGAAACCGCCGCCGTCCTGCGCGCCTTTTTCCGCTGA
- a CDS encoding tRNA adenosine deaminase-associated protein: MSYFAAAVVREKGGWTAAELSLRGAADLDEVAERLRDVAPDADLSLLFVEADDTYLVILRLDEGEDLRVFGSDSAYAEESRLGALLVGDLKTSVTGLDDTEEARPVATGDGEENEQPAVDPEADPVGEADLLTDLGIPAQRLLSLSAHEGMMPADVTAEICQVLGCVDEVEELREV, translated from the coding sequence GTGTCGTACTTCGCTGCGGCCGTGGTGCGCGAGAAGGGCGGCTGGACGGCCGCCGAGCTGAGCCTGCGGGGCGCCGCCGACCTCGACGAGGTCGCCGAACGGTTGCGCGATGTCGCTCCCGACGCTGACCTGTCGCTGCTGTTCGTCGAGGCGGATGACACCTACCTGGTCATCCTGCGCCTGGACGAGGGGGAGGACCTGCGGGTCTTCGGCTCCGACTCGGCGTACGCGGAGGAATCCCGGCTGGGCGCCCTGCTGGTCGGCGACCTCAAGACATCGGTCACCGGGCTGGACGACACCGAGGAGGCGCGACCGGTCGCCACCGGTGACGGCGAGGAGAACGAGCAGCCCGCCGTCGATCCGGAGGCGGACCCGGTGGGCGAGGCGGACCTCCTCACCGACCTGGGCATCCCCGCGCAGCGGCTGCTCTCCCTCAGCGCCCACGAGGGAATGATGCCGGCCGACGTCACGGCCGAGATCTGCCAGGTGCTGGGCTGCGTCGACGAGGTCGAGGAGCTGCGTGAGGTCTGA